AGTAATGATGTTTTACTGGGATTGTCGCTGATGCTGCTCGGCCTGGGCAGCAGCTCAGAATGCATTGGGTCGACAGTGACATCAGCAATATCGAAGGTGCAGTTAATGTTCCACTTTGCAGATGTAAAGTTTGAGATCGATAGTATCCATGTGGTGGCTCTCCAGCTTACACAAGGCTTTCTGCACTGCCACTCACGAGGCTTTTGACAAAACCAGTTAGCATAGGACGCAGGAGGGTCGCCAGGGGCAACAACCGCAACCGGTGGGCAAACTT
This genomic stretch from Hordeum vulgare subsp. vulgare chromosome 6H, MorexV3_pseudomolecules_assembly, whole genome shotgun sequence harbors:
- the LOC123402177 gene encoding uncharacterized protein LOC123402177 — encoded protein: MEVCPPVAVVAPGDPPASYANWFCQKPREWQCRKPCVSWRATTWILSISNFTSAKWNINCTFDIADVTVDPMHSELLPRPSSISDNPSKTSLLECLVVGFPTLSMDEDAVYMLSKGCPIGAMEVVIAIDMKKKKVQGVGKLVTGKDFTYTRNCTSEVSKYLSEDKAQVKLDEQT